A window of Bombina bombina isolate aBomBom1 chromosome 5, aBomBom1.pri, whole genome shotgun sequence genomic DNA:
tttagatccagaactggtctgaaggaattctccttctttggtacaatgaagagatttgaataaaaccccatcccctgttccggaactggaactggcataattactccagccaactctagatctgaaacacaattcagaaatgcttgagctttcactggatttactgggacacaggaaagaaaaaatctctttgcaggaggtctcatcttgaaaccaattctgtacccttctgaaacaatgttctgaatccaaagattgtgaacagaattgatccaaatttctttgaaaaaacgtaacctgccccctaccagctgagctggaatgagggccgcaccttcatgtggacttagaagcaggctttgcctttctagtaggcttggatttattccagactggagatggtttccaaactgaaactgctcctgaggatgaaggatcaggcttttgttctttgttgaaacgaaaggaacgaaaacgattattagccctgtttttacctttagattttttatcctgtggtaaaaaagttcctttcccaccagtaacagttgaaataatagaatccaactgagaaccaaataatttgttaccctggaaagaaatagaaagtagagttgatttagaagccatatcagcattccaagtcttaagccataaagctcttctagctaaaatagctagagacataaacctgacatcaactctgataatatcaaaaatggcatcacagataaaattattagcatgctgaagaataataatatcatgagaatcatgatttgttacttgttgcgctaaagtttccaaccaaaaagttgaagctgcagcaacatcagccaatgatatagcaggtctaagaagattacctgaacacagataagcttttcttagaaaggattcaatttttctatctaaaggatctttaaacgaagtaccatctgacgtaggaatggtagtacgtttagcaagggtagaaatagccccatcaactttagggattttgtcccaaaattctaacctgtcagacggtacaggatataattgcttaaaacgtttagaaggagtaaatgaattacccaatttatcccattctttggaaattactgcagaaatagcattaggaacaggaaaaacttctggaataaccacaggagatttaaataccttatctaaacgtttagaattagtatcaagaggaccagaatcctctatttctaaagcaattaatacttctttaagtaaagaacgaataaattccattttaaataaatatgaagatttatcagcatcaatctctgaaacagaatcctctgaaccagaagagtcatcagaatcagaatgatgatgttcatttaaaaattcatctgtagggagagaagttttaaaagattttttacgtttactagaaggagaaataacagacatagccttcttgatggattcaaaaacaaaatctcttatgttatcaggaacattctgcaccttagatgttgaaggaactgcaacagacaatggtactttactaaaggaaatattatctgcattaacaagtttgtcatgacaattaatacaaacaacagccggaggaatagctaccaaaagtttacagcagatacacttagctttggtagatccagcactagacagcgattttcctgtagtatcttctgactcagatgcaacgtgagacatcttgcaatatgtaagagaaaaaacaacatataaagcaaaattgatcaaattccttaaatgacagtttcaggaatgggaaaaaatgccaaagaacaagcttctagcaaccagaagcaatgaaaaatgagacttaaataatgtggagacaaaagcgacgcccatatttttttagcgccaaataagacgcccacattatttggcgcctaaatgcttttggcgccaaaaatgacgccacatccggaacgccaacatttttggcgcaaaataacgtcaaaaaatgacgcaacttccggcgacacgtatgacgccggaaacggaaaagaatttttgcgccaaaaaagtccgcgccaagaatgacgcaataaaatgaagcattttcagcccccgcgagcctaacagcccacagggaaaaagagtcaaattgaaggtaagaaaaaatgaataattcaaatgcataatcccaaatatgaaactgactgtctgaaaaataaggaaagttgaacattctgagtcaaggcaaataaatgtttgaatacatatatttagaactttataaacaaagtgcccaaccatagcttagagtgtcacagaaaataagatttacttaccccaggacactcatctacatgtttgtagaaagccaaaccagcactgaaacgagaatcagcagaggtaatggtatatataagagtatatcgtcgatctgaaaagggaggtaagagatgaatctctacgaccgataacagagaacctatgaaatagaccccgtagaaggagatcactgcattcaaataggcaatactctcctcacatccctctgacattcactgcacgctgagaggaaaaccgggctccaacttgctgcggagcgcatatcaacgtagaatctagcacaaacttacttcaccacctccatcggaggcaaagtttgtaaaactgaattgtgggtgtggtgaggggtgtatttataggcattttgaggtttgggaaactttgcccctcctggtaggaatgtatatcccatacgtcactagctcatggactcttgctaattacatgaaagaaaaatgcagcaaacttttcgaaatgtttacagtatgtacctaaagtattagtaagattgcaccactagcaataaaaacgattaacctcttaatgcccaaaccagatcaacagtaagccaaaaaaaacggttaaagaaactacagcaccttgccacagccctgctgtggccctacctgcccttagtaaccagatttgtgggggaaaagcttcttataggccctcaaactgcagcaggacccgccatgtgaaacagcctgaacttctagtcaaaataactgcgcatctgaggcgcaaaattagccccctcccacctcactccggtgcttgtgaggtCTAAAGAAACcctcccaagtgttttagtaatagccatgtgggtaacaacccctgaaagaaacccaaaggaatcttcaaagtgtctcaaaaaaagaatttttcaataaaaaccgtttgccctgaagtagtgtcaaccagcataaactagccctgttatgtaagcttgaaattccatacttagtctctgaatacagcttacccttccttcatggggatattaacagtcttttctagcattatcatagtcttgtctagaaataaatgactgaacacaccTTATTGCAGCCtgacctgcaaactgttccccccaactgaagttctcttgtactcctcagtcctgtgtgggaacagcagtggattttagttccaacatgctaaaatcatcttcctccctgcagaaatcttcatctcccttctgctagagagtaaatagtacacaccggtaccatttaaaataaactcttgcttgtagaaaataaaaactacaattctaacaccacattcactttacccttccgattgctaagagccggcaaagagaatgactgggggggtggagctagagggggagcagagctagagggggagctatatggacggctctgctgtgtgctctctttgccacttcctgttgggaaggagaatatcccacaagtaaaggatgaatcagtggactcgatagaTCTtacaagaaaaacatatttttgtatGCATTGTGCTATTTAACAACTCTTCCATACCGTGTCTATTTAAGCAAGAAAAATAATTCAGACAAACCACTACTTACAGGCTAATCTTCCATTTTTGAAAGTCTCCTTCTGACATGTCTAGGTGGCTCCCAGGTATCACTATCATCTGTTTCTACAATCTCTTCATCCTCCTCTTGATCATCTAACatatcttcctcctcctcatcatcatcatcatcaaaaggAGCCAAACCAGCATCCTCTCTTTGAAGCCGTTCAGCAAACCACTCTCTCACCTGTTCATAACCCATATGAGATTTAGCAACCAGTTCATCAAGGTCTTCCTCATTGAGAAATTTGTGCATAATATAGTAGTCTTTTAGCGCAGCTTTaccagttttatattttatttgtagatTTGATTTGTCCCAGTCGTCTATTCTTCTTGGACCTTTTGGCCGCCCTCGAGACCTCCCCCTTCCTCTACCTCGTGGTCTTCCTCTACCTCTTCTGCGTGAAAAGCTTTGCCCATTCATAACATTGGGACTGGATTCGTTACCAGTCTGATATTCGTAGCACCACCTTAAAAGATGGTTTTTACATGCATACCTAGTGTCTCCAAACCATCCCACAATATCTCCCCTAGGAAGGCCAGATTCCTCTGCCAGTTTGTCATACTCGGCTGGTGTTGGCCACTGACTACGAACAAATGCACTTTTTAGTATGTGCAACTGTTCAGGAGTCTTTTTTGCTAGTTTTGAACCAATTGGTGTCCTTGATTTATATTCTGAAGTACCACCTTCATTGGAATTTTCATCATCTTTAGTTTTATTGTCAGGGTTGCTGTCATTAGGTTCACAGTCTTCAACTTTTATACCTATAGATTTCCTTTTTTCAGTAAACCAGGCATCAATTTCTCTTCGTGTGAGCTTTGTAAGACCCCTTAAGTTGTTTAACTCCTCATCTGAAGGTACATGGCTTTTATTAAAACTCTCTTCAAGTACATGAATCTGTTCGGCAGTCTTTTCCTTGAATTTCTGGGGGGTAAAATCTGGTAATGGATTCCAACTCGGTCTACTGCGATGTGGTGAAACTGTTAATTCAGGTGGGTCTTCAGAATCAATAATTATAGTGCTGTTACTATCGTTAGGGAGATACGCTCCCTGATTCCCCTTTGAATTCCTTTGATTGTACCGTGTATCACTAAACCATTTTTTAACCTCACCTTTGGTCAACCCTGTCACTCTGATGAGGCGCTCAATTTCAGCACTATTTGGAAACTGACTCTTTATGTAACTTATTTTAAGAGCAGTCAGCTGCTCCTTTGTTTTCTTTGCCCTTATATTAAAAACGTCACCTGTAGACGGTTCCTGCTTGGTAATCTTTGGAGTTGGAACAGCAGCCATCTGTTTGGTTTCTGTAACAGGCTGGGTGGGCGgaagatgttttttttgtatttgagcATTATTTGGAACACCCGCCACCGTCAAAGCTATTGGTGTAGTCACAGGCAATGCATTTGTGCCTGAAACTTGTGTCAGAACAAGGCTTGGTTGACCAACTATTTGGCATGTCTGTAAAATAGAAGGCAAACCATTGGTAGCTGAGGAAATGTGGGCAGGAATTACAGTTATTGTCTGAGGTACGGTGTGTACAGTACCATTAAACTGTTTTCTACGAGCTTCTTCTACTTCTTCAGGTGTCCAACTAACACCATGCTTGAGGCGTTGGGCAGAGAACCAGATTTTAATTTGCTCTTCTGTGCATTTTGTGTGGACAGCAAGAAGTGTGATCTCAGAAACAGTTGGGTAGGGAAATTTGTTATAAGCATTCAGCAAAACTGGATTACTATCCAAGGCAGCATTATATGAAGGAATGCTATTTAGGGGTATTAGGACTTTTGAAAGCATGTTGCAATTTTGTTGTGCCTGCACAGTAGTTATAACTTGGGCAAGCCCAGACTGAAAAACAGTAGCAGGAGTAACTATGTTAGTTGACAGTTCATGGGTATTAGTAATAACAGTATTCATTGTTTTTACTGGTTCTGAATCAATTAGAAGTGGCAGTGTTTCTTTCTCTTCCGGTGTTTCTAAGTTTGGCTCAATCTCTTGTTTTACATCATTTTCTTCACTTTCCTCTAAAGCATTTTGTGAAACTGTTATCCGTTTCTTTTCAGATTTATCcttcattattttcataatcggaGTTTTACTGATTGAAATTCCAGGCGAGTTAGATTCTGATTGTTCTTGATTCTCTTCTTGAACAAAGCTGCCATCAAAGGTCAGATCATTAACAGTTTGTTCAAAAATTGACTGGTTGTTGCGCTTGACCATTGTCAGCTTAAAGTTCTCCTCCCCAGGATGGTATTTCATATTATGTTCAGAAAGAGAATCATATCTTTTAGTAAGAAAATTACACTCCACACAAAAGTAAGAAGAGTTTAGTACTACATTGGGATGTTCAGAATCCACGTGAAATGTAAATCTATTTAAATCTGGAGTTTGAAATGAACAATATTTACATTCATAGCCACCTTCAACAGTTTGACTTTGATCGTCCAATTCATTATATTCTAGTGGTGCATCATCTTCACTTGATATGCTCTCAAAAGCTGGGTTCTCTACTGGTATCTGTTGTGGGGGACATTCCTCCACATCCGAGTTCATTTCTACATCAGGATCAGGATCACTAGTAAGCACCATGCAAGGTGTGGTAGATTTACGCTTACTTGCCATAGTGCTATTAAAtgggtatttaaaaataaaatttaattttagaaaatgtattaaaaattaagaGGTTGCCGAGTTCAATCTTTTGTCCATGTTGAGCAGTAAAACTGTAAGACTCATGTTTCTTCACTTTTCAtctacctataaaaaaacaaaaacatacataatttatgtaagaacttggcACCATGAAAGTAATATATTTATCatgcaagagtccacaagcttgttactgatgggatatacattcctaccaggaggggacaaagtttcccaaacttcaaatgcctataaatacacctcccacctcactcatacctcagtttaatgtatagccaagttagtgaggtaaggaataaaagcattaaccccttaacgaccaaggacgtacgccacacgtcctcaaaaaaaatacacttaatgaccgaggacgtgtggcgtacgtccttggtctggaaagcagctggaagcgatcctgctcgcttccagctgctttccggttattgcagtgatgcctcgatatggaggcatcctgcaataaccccccttggccatccgatgcagagagagacaatctgtggccctctctgcaccggacatcgatggccggtatcgttggtgggtgggagcttacgtgggtggcgggtgggcggccatcgatgctctgtatggagtggagggggacccacgggggcgcgcacgtgcacgggagttggtgggcgggcacgtgcacggggcgggagcgggtgggaaccgctacactacagaaaaacaaagtaaaaaaaaaaaaaaagaaagtttaaactttaaaaatataatctaagggatctggaaggggtggggggttggtcttggtgggggggaaagctacactacagaaaagggcttttttttttaataaaaaggcacatttttttgcaaaactgggtactggcagacagctgccagtacccaagatggcgcccattaaggcagaggggaagggttagagagctgttaggtgggggatcagtgaggttgggttctaaggggggatcatacacatcagcatatgtaaatatgctcttttttttttttttttttttttttaaaaaagggccaaataccttt
This region includes:
- the ZHX1 gene encoding zinc fingers and homeoboxes protein 1, which encodes MASKRKSTTPCMVLTSDPDPDVEMNSDVEECPPQQIPVENPAFESISSEDDAPLEYNELDDQSQTVEGGYECKYCSFQTPDLNRFTFHVDSEHPNVVLNSSYFCVECNFLTKRYDSLSEHNMKYHPGEENFKLTMVKRNNQSIFEQTVNDLTFDGSFVQEENQEQSESNSPGISISKTPIMKIMKDKSEKKRITVSQNALEESEENDVKQEIEPNLETPEEKETLPLLIDSEPVKTMNTVITNTHELSTNIVTPATVFQSGLAQVITTVQAQQNCNMLSKVLIPLNSIPSYNAALDSNPVLLNAYNKFPYPTVSEITLLAVHTKCTEEQIKIWFSAQRLKHGVSWTPEEVEEARRKQFNGTVHTVPQTITVIPAHISSATNGLPSILQTCQIVGQPSLVLTQVSGTNALPVTTPIALTVAGVPNNAQIQKKHLPPTQPVTETKQMAAVPTPKITKQEPSTGDVFNIRAKKTKEQLTALKISYIKSQFPNSAEIERLIRVTGLTKGEVKKWFSDTRYNQRNSKGNQGAYLPNDSNSTIIIDSEDPPELTVSPHRSRPSWNPLPDFTPQKFKEKTAEQIHVLEESFNKSHVPSDEELNNLRGLTKLTRREIDAWFTEKRKSIGIKVEDCEPNDSNPDNKTKDDENSNEGGTSEYKSRTPIGSKLAKKTPEQLHILKSAFVRSQWPTPAEYDKLAEESGLPRGDIVGWFGDTRYACKNHLLRWCYEYQTGNESSPNVMNGQSFSRRRGRGRPRGRGRGRSRGRPKGPRRIDDWDKSNLQIKYKTGKAALKDYYIMHKFLNEEDLDELVAKSHMGYEQVREWFAERLQREDAGLAPFDDDDDEEEEDMLDDQEEDEEIVETDDSDTWEPPRHVRRRLSKMED